The Nocardia arthritidis genome has a window encoding:
- a CDS encoding magnesium transporter CorA family protein, which produces MTAPIFPTTDVLPATNGRFDTEVLHRHWIPLARDDEETAAVLRERLGVDFVAAGNRLWETDDFLYFPVVANYRRADGVERETIVFALGGEFLVTLQPTDHFAPFDKAVAKMRRNRTLTDSPHGVMYALLWSLNAAAERAVQHAGAALAAVDVEIDTATKGSELRAIMGRMNAAEQTVAHTQQTQLHLARAARHLAAELPFHTRELADPIAVLVADIDGVRQLAAAAHDKLRYLQHTVTTWLDIEQNQILKVFTIVTAVFLPPTLIATVCGMNFTHIPETHWEYGFSATILMLLAAVIPLVYLKRKGWLR; this is translated from the coding sequence ATGACCGCGCCGATCTTCCCCACCACCGACGTCCTGCCCGCCACCAACGGACGCTTCGACACCGAAGTGCTGCACCGGCATTGGATTCCGCTCGCCCGCGACGACGAGGAGACCGCCGCCGTACTGCGCGAACGCCTCGGCGTCGATTTCGTCGCCGCGGGCAACCGGCTCTGGGAGACCGACGATTTCCTCTACTTCCCGGTGGTCGCGAACTATCGGCGCGCCGACGGCGTGGAACGCGAGACCATCGTTTTCGCGCTCGGCGGCGAATTCCTGGTCACCCTGCAGCCCACCGACCATTTCGCCCCGTTCGACAAGGCCGTCGCGAAGATGCGCCGCAACCGGACGCTCACCGATTCCCCGCACGGGGTGATGTACGCGCTGCTCTGGTCGCTCAACGCGGCCGCCGAGCGCGCCGTCCAGCACGCGGGCGCGGCACTGGCCGCCGTCGACGTCGAAATCGATACGGCGACAAAGGGGTCGGAGCTGCGGGCGATCATGGGCCGGATGAACGCGGCCGAACAGACCGTCGCGCACACCCAGCAGACCCAACTGCACCTGGCCCGCGCCGCCCGGCACCTGGCCGCCGAACTCCCGTTCCACACCAGGGAATTGGCCGATCCGATCGCGGTACTCGTCGCCGATATCGACGGCGTGCGACAGCTCGCGGCCGCCGCGCACGACAAGCTGCGCTACCTGCAACATACGGTGACCACCTGGCTGGATATCGAGCAGAACCAGATCCTCAAGGTGTTCACCATCGTCACCGCGGTGTTCCTGCCGCCGACGCTCATCGCGACCGTATGCGGCATGAACTTCACCCATATCCCCGAAACACATTGGGAATACGGCTTTTCCGCAACCATACTGATGCTGCTCGCCGCGGTGATCCCGCTGGTCTACCTGAAGCGGAAAGGTTGGCTGCGCTGA